The following proteins come from a genomic window of Acinonyx jubatus isolate Ajub_Pintada_27869175 chromosome C1, VMU_Ajub_asm_v1.0, whole genome shotgun sequence:
- the LOC106980996 gene encoding general transcription factor II-I repeat domain-containing protein 2-like isoform X3 — MNKRIAYADFKSQADAERALEDKQGTKIGGLAIALDPVGEKSQGQEERGWKNSTRRTHEGADVDNAPQLAVFIRGVDETFDVTEELLDMVPMTGTSSGNELFVCVEESLKKFNVDWSKLVSVSTDGNSALVSVEQLVTELKSKVSGLCKDTELKSVHGLILQESLCTKKLKMDHVMDIVIHTITWIRSHGSDHREFSALFSELDAQYGSLFSVGLKWLSRGMVLRRFFELLEEIDFFMSSKGKPVPQLTSKDWVKDLVFLVDIMTYLNMLDISLQRRSQVVTQMYDSIHSFLMKLCLWETHLARNNLAHFPTLKLVSENERDGLNYIPRIKELKTEFQKRFSDFKLYESELTLFSSPFSVNINNVSEELQMEVIELQCNTILKTKYDCVGIPEFYKHLGNGYPKYKNHCAKILSMFGSTYVCEQLFSVMKQQKTTKYCPHLKDSGVTSLRHVAAPDTHPGVE; from the exons GATCGCCTATGCTGACTTCAAATCACAGGCTGATGCAGAGAGGGCCTTGGAAGACAAGCAAGGAACAAAGATTGGAGGGCTTGCCATAGCTCTGGACCCTGTTGGAGAGAAAAGTCAAGGCCAAGAAGAGAGAGGCTGGAAGAACAGCACGCGGAGAA CTCATGAAGGGGCTGATGTAGATAATGCCCCCCAACTGGCTGTATTTATTCGTGGTGTTGACGAAACTTTTGATGTGACCGAAGAGCTTTTGGACATGGTACCCATGACAGGCACCTCATCAGGAAACGAATTATTTGTATGTGTTGAggaaagtcttaaaaaatttaatgtagaCTGGTCGAAATTAGTCAGTGTTAGTACCGATGGCAATTCTGCACTGGTTAGTGTTGAACAACTTGTTACAGAACTTAAATCTAAGGTGTCAGGGCTTTGCAAAGACACAGAGCTTAAGTCTGTGCACGGCCTCATACTCCAGGAGTCACTTTgcactaaaaagttaaaaatggatcATGTCATGGACATAGTAATTCACACCATAACCTGGATACGTTCCCATGGCTCAGACCACAGAGAGTTCAGTGCTTTGTTCAGTGAGTTAGATGCACAGTATGGAAGCTTGTTCTCCGTGGGACTTAAGTGGCTGAGTCGTGGCATGGTGTTAAGGCGGTTTTTCGAACTGTTGGAAGAAATTGATTTTTTCATGTCTTCTAAAGGAAAACCTGTTCCCCAGCTTACTAGCAAAGATTGGGTCAAAGACTTAGTCTTTCTGGTTGACATTATGACTTACCTAAACATGTTGGATATCTCCCTGCAAAGGCGTTCACAAGTGGTTACGCAGATGTATGACTCAATTCACTCGTTTTTAATGAAACTGTGTCTTTGGGAGACTCATTTGGCAAGGAACAATCTGGCCCACTTCCCCACGCTGAAATTAGTTTCCGAAAATGAAAGAGATGGCCTGAACTATATTCCCAGAATTAAAGAGTTGAAGACTGAGTTCCAAAAACGGttctctgatttcaaactttaTGAAAGCGAGCTGACGTTGTTCAGTTCACCTTTCTCAGTTAATATTAACAACGTGAGCGAGGAGCTACAGATGGAGGTTATTGAACTACAGTGCAACACGATACTGAAAACGAAATACGACTGTGTCGGAATCCCAGAATTCTACAAACACCTTGGGAATGGTTACCCTAAATATAAGAACCATTGTGCAAAGATTCTGTCCATGTTTGGAAGTACCTACGTTTGTGAGCAGCTATTTTCAGttatgaaacaacagaaaactaCTAAGTATTGCCCCCACTTAAAAGATTCAGGGGTGACTTCCCTGCGGCATGTCGCTGCACCAGATACACACCCTGGCGTCGAATGA
- the LOC106980996 gene encoding general transcription factor II-I repeat domain-containing protein 2-like isoform X1, producing the protein MLLCYIARNTKTLLIKDLPDKVIQRELKEVFKDAFQIRLVSKDGMNKRIAYADFKSQADAERALEDKQGTKIGGLAIALDPVGEKSQGQEERGWKNSTRRTHEGADVDNAPQLAVFIRGVDETFDVTEELLDMVPMTGTSSGNELFVCVEESLKKFNVDWSKLVSVSTDGNSALVSVEQLVTELKSKVSGLCKDTELKSVHGLILQESLCTKKLKMDHVMDIVIHTITWIRSHGSDHREFSALFSELDAQYGSLFSVGLKWLSRGMVLRRFFELLEEIDFFMSSKGKPVPQLTSKDWVKDLVFLVDIMTYLNMLDISLQRRSQVVTQMYDSIHSFLMKLCLWETHLARNNLAHFPTLKLVSENERDGLNYIPRIKELKTEFQKRFSDFKLYESELTLFSSPFSVNINNVSEELQMEVIELQCNTILKTKYDCVGIPEFYKHLGNGYPKYKNHCAKILSMFGSTYVCEQLFSVMKQQKTTKYCPHLKDSGVTSLRHVAAPDTHPGVE; encoded by the exons GATCGCCTATGCTGACTTCAAATCACAGGCTGATGCAGAGAGGGCCTTGGAAGACAAGCAAGGAACAAAGATTGGAGGGCTTGCCATAGCTCTGGACCCTGTTGGAGAGAAAAGTCAAGGCCAAGAAGAGAGAGGCTGGAAGAACAGCACGCGGAGAA CTCATGAAGGGGCTGATGTAGATAATGCCCCCCAACTGGCTGTATTTATTCGTGGTGTTGACGAAACTTTTGATGTGACCGAAGAGCTTTTGGACATGGTACCCATGACAGGCACCTCATCAGGAAACGAATTATTTGTATGTGTTGAggaaagtcttaaaaaatttaatgtagaCTGGTCGAAATTAGTCAGTGTTAGTACCGATGGCAATTCTGCACTGGTTAGTGTTGAACAACTTGTTACAGAACTTAAATCTAAGGTGTCAGGGCTTTGCAAAGACACAGAGCTTAAGTCTGTGCACGGCCTCATACTCCAGGAGTCACTTTgcactaaaaagttaaaaatggatcATGTCATGGACATAGTAATTCACACCATAACCTGGATACGTTCCCATGGCTCAGACCACAGAGAGTTCAGTGCTTTGTTCAGTGAGTTAGATGCACAGTATGGAAGCTTGTTCTCCGTGGGACTTAAGTGGCTGAGTCGTGGCATGGTGTTAAGGCGGTTTTTCGAACTGTTGGAAGAAATTGATTTTTTCATGTCTTCTAAAGGAAAACCTGTTCCCCAGCTTACTAGCAAAGATTGGGTCAAAGACTTAGTCTTTCTGGTTGACATTATGACTTACCTAAACATGTTGGATATCTCCCTGCAAAGGCGTTCACAAGTGGTTACGCAGATGTATGACTCAATTCACTCGTTTTTAATGAAACTGTGTCTTTGGGAGACTCATTTGGCAAGGAACAATCTGGCCCACTTCCCCACGCTGAAATTAGTTTCCGAAAATGAAAGAGATGGCCTGAACTATATTCCCAGAATTAAAGAGTTGAAGACTGAGTTCCAAAAACGGttctctgatttcaaactttaTGAAAGCGAGCTGACGTTGTTCAGTTCACCTTTCTCAGTTAATATTAACAACGTGAGCGAGGAGCTACAGATGGAGGTTATTGAACTACAGTGCAACACGATACTGAAAACGAAATACGACTGTGTCGGAATCCCAGAATTCTACAAACACCTTGGGAATGGTTACCCTAAATATAAGAACCATTGTGCAAAGATTCTGTCCATGTTTGGAAGTACCTACGTTTGTGAGCAGCTATTTTCAGttatgaaacaacagaaaactaCTAAGTATTGCCCCCACTTAAAAGATTCAGGGGTGACTTCCCTGCGGCATGTCGCTGCACCAGATACACACCCTGGCGTCGAATGA
- the LOC106980996 gene encoding general transcription factor II-I repeat domain-containing protein 2-like isoform X4 produces the protein MCPEQRHAFANIRLSANIVPQHVGDVAGNLQDKLRGKGKSFVAFSIAAHEGADVDNAPQLAVFIRGVDETFDVTEELLDMVPMTGTSSGNELFVCVEESLKKFNVDWSKLVSVSTDGNSALVSVEQLVTELKSKVSGLCKDTELKSVHGLILQESLCTKKLKMDHVMDIVIHTITWIRSHGSDHREFSALFSELDAQYGSLFSVGLKWLSRGMVLRRFFELLEEIDFFMSSKGKPVPQLTSKDWVKDLVFLVDIMTYLNMLDISLQRRSQVVTQMYDSIHSFLMKLCLWETHLARNNLAHFPTLKLVSENERDGLNYIPRIKELKTEFQKRFSDFKLYESELTLFSSPFSVNINNVSEELQMEVIELQCNTILKTKYDCVGIPEFYKHLGNGYPKYKNHCAKILSMFGSTYVCEQLFSVMKQQKTTKYCPHLKDSGVTSLRHVAAPDTHPGVE, from the coding sequence ATGTGCCCTGAACAGAGACACGCATTTGCGAACATAAGACTAAGTGCTAATATTGTTCCGCAGCACGTTGGCGATGTGGCTGGGAACTTACAGGACAAGTTGCGAGGAAAAGGTAAATCATTTGTGGCTTTCTCCATTGCAGCTCATGAAGGGGCTGATGTAGATAATGCCCCCCAACTGGCTGTATTTATTCGTGGTGTTGACGAAACTTTTGATGTGACCGAAGAGCTTTTGGACATGGTACCCATGACAGGCACCTCATCAGGAAACGAATTATTTGTATGTGTTGAggaaagtcttaaaaaatttaatgtagaCTGGTCGAAATTAGTCAGTGTTAGTACCGATGGCAATTCTGCACTGGTTAGTGTTGAACAACTTGTTACAGAACTTAAATCTAAGGTGTCAGGGCTTTGCAAAGACACAGAGCTTAAGTCTGTGCACGGCCTCATACTCCAGGAGTCACTTTgcactaaaaagttaaaaatggatcATGTCATGGACATAGTAATTCACACCATAACCTGGATACGTTCCCATGGCTCAGACCACAGAGAGTTCAGTGCTTTGTTCAGTGAGTTAGATGCACAGTATGGAAGCTTGTTCTCCGTGGGACTTAAGTGGCTGAGTCGTGGCATGGTGTTAAGGCGGTTTTTCGAACTGTTGGAAGAAATTGATTTTTTCATGTCTTCTAAAGGAAAACCTGTTCCCCAGCTTACTAGCAAAGATTGGGTCAAAGACTTAGTCTTTCTGGTTGACATTATGACTTACCTAAACATGTTGGATATCTCCCTGCAAAGGCGTTCACAAGTGGTTACGCAGATGTATGACTCAATTCACTCGTTTTTAATGAAACTGTGTCTTTGGGAGACTCATTTGGCAAGGAACAATCTGGCCCACTTCCCCACGCTGAAATTAGTTTCCGAAAATGAAAGAGATGGCCTGAACTATATTCCCAGAATTAAAGAGTTGAAGACTGAGTTCCAAAAACGGttctctgatttcaaactttaTGAAAGCGAGCTGACGTTGTTCAGTTCACCTTTCTCAGTTAATATTAACAACGTGAGCGAGGAGCTACAGATGGAGGTTATTGAACTACAGTGCAACACGATACTGAAAACGAAATACGACTGTGTCGGAATCCCAGAATTCTACAAACACCTTGGGAATGGTTACCCTAAATATAAGAACCATTGTGCAAAGATTCTGTCCATGTTTGGAAGTACCTACGTTTGTGAGCAGCTATTTTCAGttatgaaacaacagaaaactaCTAAGTATTGCCCCCACTTAAAAGATTCAGGGGTGACTTCCCTGCGGCATGTCGCTGCACCAGATACACACCCTGGCGTCGAATGA
- the LOC106980996 gene encoding general transcription factor II-I repeat domain-containing protein 2-like isoform X2, giving the protein MGKMRCQTMEVDMRIAYADFKSQADAERALEDKQGTKIGGLAIALDPVGEKSQGQEERGWKNSTRRTHEGADVDNAPQLAVFIRGVDETFDVTEELLDMVPMTGTSSGNELFVCVEESLKKFNVDWSKLVSVSTDGNSALVSVEQLVTELKSKVSGLCKDTELKSVHGLILQESLCTKKLKMDHVMDIVIHTITWIRSHGSDHREFSALFSELDAQYGSLFSVGLKWLSRGMVLRRFFELLEEIDFFMSSKGKPVPQLTSKDWVKDLVFLVDIMTYLNMLDISLQRRSQVVTQMYDSIHSFLMKLCLWETHLARNNLAHFPTLKLVSENERDGLNYIPRIKELKTEFQKRFSDFKLYESELTLFSSPFSVNINNVSEELQMEVIELQCNTILKTKYDCVGIPEFYKHLGNGYPKYKNHCAKILSMFGSTYVCEQLFSVMKQQKTTKYCPHLKDSGVTSLRHVAAPDTHPGVE; this is encoded by the exons GATCGCCTATGCTGACTTCAAATCACAGGCTGATGCAGAGAGGGCCTTGGAAGACAAGCAAGGAACAAAGATTGGAGGGCTTGCCATAGCTCTGGACCCTGTTGGAGAGAAAAGTCAAGGCCAAGAAGAGAGAGGCTGGAAGAACAGCACGCGGAGAA CTCATGAAGGGGCTGATGTAGATAATGCCCCCCAACTGGCTGTATTTATTCGTGGTGTTGACGAAACTTTTGATGTGACCGAAGAGCTTTTGGACATGGTACCCATGACAGGCACCTCATCAGGAAACGAATTATTTGTATGTGTTGAggaaagtcttaaaaaatttaatgtagaCTGGTCGAAATTAGTCAGTGTTAGTACCGATGGCAATTCTGCACTGGTTAGTGTTGAACAACTTGTTACAGAACTTAAATCTAAGGTGTCAGGGCTTTGCAAAGACACAGAGCTTAAGTCTGTGCACGGCCTCATACTCCAGGAGTCACTTTgcactaaaaagttaaaaatggatcATGTCATGGACATAGTAATTCACACCATAACCTGGATACGTTCCCATGGCTCAGACCACAGAGAGTTCAGTGCTTTGTTCAGTGAGTTAGATGCACAGTATGGAAGCTTGTTCTCCGTGGGACTTAAGTGGCTGAGTCGTGGCATGGTGTTAAGGCGGTTTTTCGAACTGTTGGAAGAAATTGATTTTTTCATGTCTTCTAAAGGAAAACCTGTTCCCCAGCTTACTAGCAAAGATTGGGTCAAAGACTTAGTCTTTCTGGTTGACATTATGACTTACCTAAACATGTTGGATATCTCCCTGCAAAGGCGTTCACAAGTGGTTACGCAGATGTATGACTCAATTCACTCGTTTTTAATGAAACTGTGTCTTTGGGAGACTCATTTGGCAAGGAACAATCTGGCCCACTTCCCCACGCTGAAATTAGTTTCCGAAAATGAAAGAGATGGCCTGAACTATATTCCCAGAATTAAAGAGTTGAAGACTGAGTTCCAAAAACGGttctctgatttcaaactttaTGAAAGCGAGCTGACGTTGTTCAGTTCACCTTTCTCAGTTAATATTAACAACGTGAGCGAGGAGCTACAGATGGAGGTTATTGAACTACAGTGCAACACGATACTGAAAACGAAATACGACTGTGTCGGAATCCCAGAATTCTACAAACACCTTGGGAATGGTTACCCTAAATATAAGAACCATTGTGCAAAGATTCTGTCCATGTTTGGAAGTACCTACGTTTGTGAGCAGCTATTTTCAGttatgaaacaacagaaaactaCTAAGTATTGCCCCCACTTAAAAGATTCAGGGGTGACTTCCCTGCGGCATGTCGCTGCACCAGATACACACCCTGGCGTCGAATGA
- the NCL gene encoding nucleolin, whose amino-acid sequence MVKLAKAGKNQSDPKKMAPPPKEVEEDSEDEEMSEDEDDDSSGEEVIIPQKKGKKAAATPAKKVMVSPTKKVAVATPAKKAVVTPGKKAAATPAKKTVAPAKAVATPGKKGATPGKALVATPGKKGAATPAKGAKNGKNAKKEDSDEEDDEDSEEEDEEEEDEEEEDEFEPAVMKAAAAAPASDDEDDDDEEEDDEDEEEDEDEDDDDSEEEAMETTPAKGKKIPAKAVPVKAKSAAEDEDEEEDDEDEDEEDDEEEEDDDEEEEEEEEEEEEEEEEEPVKEAPGKRKKEMAKQKAAPEAKKQKVEGTEPTTSFNLFVGNLNFSKSAPELKTGISDIFAKNDLAVVDVRIGVSRKFGYVDFESAEDLEKALELTGLKVFGNEIKLEKPKGKDSKKDRDARTLLAKNLPYKVTQDELKEVFEDAVEIRLVSKDGKSKGIAYIEFKTEADAEKTLEEKQGTEIDGRSISLYYTGEKGQNQDYRGGKNSTWSGESKTLVLSNLSYNATEETLQEVFEKATFIKVPQNQNGKSKGYAFIEFASFEDAKEALNSCNKREIEGRAIRLELQGPRGSPNARSQPSKTLFVKGLSEDTTEETLKESFDGSVRARIVTDRETGSSKGFGFVDFNSEEDAKAAKEAMEDGEIDGNKVTLDWAKPKGEGGFGGRGGGRGGFGGRGGGRGGRGGFGGRGRGGFGGRGGFRGGRGGGGDHKPQGKKTKFE is encoded by the exons ATGGTGAAGCTCGCAAAA GCTGGTAAAAATCAAAGTGACCCCAAGAAAATGGCTCCTCCCCCTAAGGAGGTAGAAGAAGACAGTGAAGATGAGGAAATGTCagaagatgaagatgatgatagCAGTGGAGAAGAG gtTATCATTCCTcagaaaaaaggcaagaaggcTGCCGCAACTCCAGCAAAGAAGGTGATGGTTTCCCCAACAAAAAAGGTTGCAGTCGCCACACCAGCCAAGAAAGCAGTTGTCACCCCTGGCAAAAAGGCAGCAGCCACACCAGCCAAAAAAACCGTTGCACCAGCCAAAGCAGTAGCAACACCTGGCAAGAAGGGAGCCACCCCGGGCAAGGCATTGGTAGCAACTCCTGGTAAGAAAGGAGCAGCCACCCCAGCCAAGGGAGCAAAGAATGGGAAGAATGCCAAGAAGGAAGACAGTGATGAGGAGGATGACGAGGACAGTGaagaggaggatgaggaagaggaggatgaagaggaggaggatgaatTCGAGCCGGCAGTGATGAAAGCCGCCGCTGCTGCCCCTGCCTCAGATGATGAGGACGACGACGATGAGGAGGAAGAtgatgaggatgaggaagaggatgaggatgaggatgacGATG ACTCTGAAGAAGAAGCTATGGAGACCACACcagccaaaggaaagaaaatccctGCAAAAGCCGTTCCTGTGAAGGCCAAGAGTGCAGCTGAAGatgaagatgaggaggaggatgatGAGGATGAAGATGAGGAggatgatgaggaagaggaggatgatgatgaggaagaagaggaggaggaggaggaggaggaagaagaagaagaagaag AGCCTGTTAAAGAAGCACCTGGAAAGCGAAAGAAGGAAATGGCCAAACAGAAAGCGGCTCCTgaagccaagaaacagaaagtagaag GTACAGAACCAACTACATCATTCAATCTTTTTGTTGGAAACCTGAATTTCAGCAAATCTGCTCCTGAATTAAAAACAGGCATTAGTGATATTTTTGCTAAAAATGATCTTGCTGTTGTGGATGTCAGAATTGGTGTGTCTAG GAAGTTTGGCTATGTGGATTTTGAATCTGCTGAAGATCTGGAAAAAGCTTTGGAACTCACTGGTTTAAAAGTCTTTGGcaatgaaattaaactagaaaaacCAAAGGGAAAAGACAGTAAGAAAG atcGAGACGCAAGAACACTTTTGGCTAAAAATCTGCCTTACAAAGTTACTCAGGATGAATTAAAAGAAGTATTTGAAGATGCTGTGGAAATCAGATTAGTCAGCAAGGATGGAAAGAGTAAAGG GATTGCTTATATTGAATTTAAGACAGAAGCTGATGCAGAAAAAACCTTGGAAGAAAAGCAGGGAACAGAGATAGATGGGCGATCTATTTCCCTGTACTATACTGGAGAGAAGGGTCAAAATCAAGACTATAGAGGTGGAAAGAATAGCACTTGGAGTG gtgAATCAAAAACTCTGGTTTTAAGCAATCTCTCCTACAATGCAACAGAAGAAACTCTTCAAGAAGTATTTGAGAAGGCGACTTTTATTAAAGTGCCCCAGAACCAAAATGGCAAATCTAAAGG GTATGCATTTATAGAATTTGCTTCATTTGAAGATGCTAAAGAAGCTTTAAATTCCTGTAATAAAAGGGAAATTGAGGGCAGAGCAATCAGGCTGGAGTTGCAAGGACCCAGGGGATCACCTAATGCAAGAAGCC AGCCGTCCAAAACCTTGTTTGTCAAAGGTCTGTCTGAGGATACCACagaagaaacattaaaggaatCGTTCGATGGCTCTGTTCGGGCAAGGATAGTCACTGACCGGGAGACTGGGTCCTCCAAAGG GTTTGGTTTTGTAGACTTCAACAGTGAGGAAGATGCCAAAGCTGCCAAGGAGGCCATGGAAGATGGTGAAATTGATGGAAACAAAGTTACTTTGGACTGGGCCAAACCGAAGGGTGAAGGTGGCTTTGGAGGTCGCGGTGGAGGCCGAGGTGGCTTTGGAGGCCGAGGTGGTGGCAGAGGAGGCCGAGGTGGATTTGGTGGCAGAGGCCGGGGAGGCTTTGGAG GGCGAGGAGGCTTccgaggaggcagaggaggagggggagaccaCAAGCCACAAGGAAAGAAGACGAAGTTTGAATAG